The Streptomyces nitrosporeus genome includes a window with the following:
- a CDS encoding SRPBCC family protein produces MAESAFGKLKNEVAENPATERLKEELQNYLRARAQHTVTDLGRRLGEGAGRLAEGKAPGGAVKSLAKGGKALGEGKSPAQAVLTAGASHAKDALKDKVKGLFGKGRKGGGGKSKSVTISEDIDVGVPVREAYDQWTQFQEFSTFAKGVVSVEKADDTTSNWKVKVAKSTRSWKANVTEQIPDERITWTTEGAKGTVKGVVTFHPLTDNLTRVLLVLEYFPKGLFEKTGNIWRAQGRRARLDLKLYRKFIMMRGEATDGWRGEVRDGEVVLGHEEAVEREEAEAPEDQDREDGPESRENGPEDDEELVDDPDEEDDPDEEDDPDEESAPVDEDEADDGEDDPDEADDADEDPAPEDDDAEEFREADDEDGDEADDEADDEDEEAAPDDEEPSDDGTYEDYDDEDDEEEGEEPAGEGRRRTAAARG; encoded by the coding sequence GTGGCTGAGTCGGCGTTCGGCAAACTGAAGAACGAGGTCGCGGAGAACCCCGCCACCGAGCGCCTCAAGGAGGAACTGCAGAACTACCTCCGGGCACGGGCGCAGCACACGGTGACCGACCTCGGCCGCAGGCTGGGCGAAGGCGCGGGCAGGCTCGCCGAGGGTAAGGCGCCCGGCGGTGCCGTCAAGAGCCTCGCCAAGGGCGGCAAGGCGCTCGGCGAGGGGAAGAGCCCCGCCCAGGCCGTGCTGACCGCAGGCGCCTCCCACGCCAAGGACGCCCTCAAGGACAAGGTCAAGGGGCTGTTCGGCAAGGGGCGCAAGGGCGGGGGCGGCAAGTCGAAGAGCGTCACGATCAGCGAGGACATCGACGTCGGCGTGCCCGTGCGCGAGGCGTACGACCAGTGGACCCAGTTCCAGGAGTTCAGCACCTTCGCCAAGGGTGTCGTCAGCGTGGAGAAGGCCGACGACACCACCAGCAACTGGAAGGTGAAGGTCGCCAAGTCCACACGCAGCTGGAAGGCCAACGTCACCGAACAGATCCCGGACGAGCGGATCACCTGGACGACCGAGGGAGCCAAGGGGACGGTCAAGGGGGTGGTGACCTTCCACCCGCTCACCGACAACCTGACCCGGGTCCTGCTGGTCCTCGAGTACTTCCCCAAGGGGCTGTTCGAGAAGACCGGCAACATCTGGCGGGCCCAGGGCCGCCGCGCCCGTCTCGACCTCAAGCTCTACCGCAAGTTCATCATGATGCGGGGCGAGGCGACGGACGGCTGGCGCGGTGAGGTCCGGGACGGCGAGGTCGTCCTCGGCCACGAGGAGGCCGTCGAACGGGAAGAGGCCGAGGCCCCGGAGGACCAGGACCGCGAGGACGGGCCGGAGAGCCGGGAGAACGGGCCGGAGGACGACGAGGAACTCGTCGACGACCCGGACGAGGAGGATGACCCGGACGAGGAGGATGACCCGGACGAGGAGAGCGCCCCGGTCGACGAGGACGAGGCTGACGACGGCGAGGACGACCCGGACGAGGCCGACGACGCGGACGAGGACCCGGCCCCCGAGGACGACGACGCGGAGGAATTCCGCGAGGCCGACGACGAGGACGGGGACGAGGCCGACGACGAGGCCGATGACGAGGACGAAGAAGCGGCCCCGGACGACGAGGAGCCTTCGGACGACGGTACGTACGAGGACTACGACGACGAGGACGACGAAGAAGAAGGCGAGGAGCCGGCCGGGGAAGGCCGGCGCCGGACCGCCGCGGCGCGTGGCTGA
- a CDS encoding gas vesicle protein GvpG — MGLIAQLLTLPVAPVRGTAWVLDQVVLAAEREYYDPAPVREQLAALERRLLDGEIDEDEFDRYEDELLDRLAECETYRNRTTNNS, encoded by the coding sequence ATGGGCCTCATCGCGCAGCTTCTCACCCTGCCCGTCGCCCCGGTCCGGGGGACGGCATGGGTCCTCGACCAGGTCGTGCTCGCCGCGGAACGCGAGTACTACGACCCGGCCCCCGTCCGCGAGCAACTGGCCGCCCTGGAGCGGAGACTGCTCGACGGGGAGATCGACGAGGACGAATTCGACCGGTACGAGGACGAGTTGCTCGACCGCCTCGCGGAATGCGAGACGTACCGGAACCGCACGACAAACAACTCCTGA
- a CDS encoding GvpL/GvpF family gas vesicle protein: MPTYIYAVTTAEHPLRLDALTGVGGRAPDLRAVKAAGLAAVVSDAPEDLRAKRRDLIIHQNVLERLMADGAALPMRFGLLGPDDEQVRTALEEGRDGYTARLRELDGRLEYNLKVSVEESSVLRAILADSEEARRLSAHTRDNPDAHDSMMALGELVAREVRTRHEALAEDITNAVAPAAERTSQGEPGKNHFLNVSFLVRRDEAAAFSQAVHEEAERRGEDHTFVLNGPLPPYSFV, encoded by the coding sequence ATGCCCACGTACATCTACGCCGTCACCACCGCGGAGCACCCGCTGCGGCTGGACGCCCTGACGGGCGTCGGAGGGCGGGCCCCGGACCTCAGGGCGGTCAAGGCCGCGGGACTGGCCGCGGTCGTCAGCGACGCCCCGGAGGACCTGCGGGCCAAACGCCGTGACCTGATCATCCATCAGAACGTCCTGGAGAGGCTGATGGCGGACGGGGCCGCGCTGCCGATGAGGTTCGGCCTGCTGGGCCCGGACGACGAGCAGGTGCGCACGGCGCTCGAAGAGGGGCGGGACGGCTACACGGCCCGGCTCCGGGAACTCGACGGACGCCTGGAGTACAACCTGAAGGTCTCCGTCGAGGAGAGCAGTGTGCTCAGGGCGATCCTCGCGGACTCCGAGGAGGCCAGGCGGCTCAGCGCCCACACCCGCGACAACCCCGACGCCCACGACTCGATGATGGCGCTCGGCGAACTCGTGGCCCGCGAGGTGCGGACCCGCCACGAGGCGCTCGCCGAGGACATCACGAACGCCGTCGCTCCGGCCGCCGAGCGGACCTCGCAGGGGGAACCCGGCAAGAACCACTTCCTGAACGTCTCCTTCCTCGTCCGGAGGGACGAGGCGGCGGCGTTCTCCCAGGCGGTCCACGAGGAGGCCGAACGGCGTGGTGAGGACCACACCTTCGTGCTCAACGGGCCCCTGCCGCCCTACAGCTTCGTCTGA
- a CDS encoding gas vesicle structural protein GvpA, with product MSLVQQSNASGSGGGGNLYDVLELILDRGLVIDAFVRVSLVGIEILKIDVRVVVASVDTYLRFAEACNRLDLESGRKAPTQLTDIVGDTVESGAKGKSKGALTGAVEAFTESFQGGREDSEEKEKKPARKPTASSSSRRTTQRREE from the coding sequence ATGAGTCTGGTTCAGCAGAGCAACGCCTCCGGCAGCGGAGGCGGCGGAAATCTCTACGACGTGCTCGAACTCATCCTCGACAGGGGACTCGTCATCGACGCCTTCGTGCGCGTCTCGCTCGTCGGCATCGAGATCCTCAAGATCGACGTACGTGTCGTCGTCGCCAGCGTCGACACGTATCTGCGCTTCGCGGAGGCGTGCAACCGGCTCGACCTCGAGTCCGGCCGCAAGGCCCCCACCCAGCTCACCGACATAGTCGGGGACACGGTGGAGAGCGGGGCCAAGGGCAAGTCGAAGGGCGCTCTGACGGGCGCCGTCGAGGCGTTCACCGAGTCCTTCCAGGGCGGCCGCGAGGACTCGGAGGAGAAGGAGAAGAAGCCCGCCCGCAAGCCCACGGCGTCGAGCAGCAGCCGGCGCACCACCCAGCGACGTGAGGAGTAG
- a CDS encoding gas vesicle protein, giving the protein MTSTEKSTGENAGSADGDSRIDVSTALRRAAGQLAELLQIEPSSVSSLKATDEGWTADVEVVEIEKIPDTMSVMASYRVSLDGRGRLLGYERVRRYTRGQVDR; this is encoded by the coding sequence ATGACTTCCACGGAAAAGAGCACCGGTGAAAACGCCGGAAGTGCGGACGGTGACAGCCGGATCGATGTGTCCACGGCCCTGCGCCGAGCGGCCGGGCAGCTCGCCGAACTGCTTCAGATCGAACCCAGTTCGGTTTCCTCGCTGAAGGCCACGGACGAGGGATGGACCGCGGACGTGGAGGTCGTGGAGATCGAGAAGATCCCGGACACCATGAGCGTCATGGCTTCCTACCGGGTATCGCTCGACGGCCGTGGGCGGCTCCTCGGATACGAACGTGTGCGCCGGTACACCCGGGGACAGGTGGACCGCTGA
- a CDS encoding SulP family inorganic anion transporter has protein sequence MHSPTAPRIKKFPGLRQDFAASLVVFLVALPLCVGVAVASGVPAELGLITGIVGGLVTGSMRGSSLQVSGPAAGLSVLVLEAVRSFGLPALGVIVFTAGLVQLAMGALRLGRWFRAISVSVVEGMLAGIGLVIIAGQLYAAAGQEAPASGTAKLAGLPSAVARAASGGEALASLAVGTGTVVLLVVWNRAPRAVRAVPGALAAVVLATLATLLLSLPVSTVRVQGLLDAVRMPSLAEFGGLADVGLLGTALAFALIASAETLFSAAAVDRLHDGPRTGYDKELIAQGTGNTVCGLLGALPMTAVIVRSSANVRAGARTRASRVLHGVWLLLFAALLPAALGLIPLPALAGVLVHAGWKLIPLRTVVELWRGHRGEALILLSTAVSIVVVNMFEGVLIGLALSVAKAAWDASHIRLDVVDHGTGTVRARLSGNATFLRLPKILDSLEALPQDRPVELDLSGLHHLDHACRAALGNWAQRHGAPGTGPVRLTGAEAVPAGS, from the coding sequence ATGCATTCCCCCACTGCTCCACGGATAAAGAAGTTCCCCGGTCTGCGGCAGGATTTCGCCGCCTCACTCGTCGTCTTCCTCGTCGCCCTGCCCCTGTGCGTGGGGGTCGCCGTCGCCTCCGGTGTCCCCGCCGAACTGGGGCTGATCACCGGCATCGTGGGCGGTCTGGTCACCGGGTCCATGCGCGGCAGCAGCCTCCAGGTGTCGGGGCCGGCCGCCGGGCTCTCGGTGCTGGTCCTCGAGGCCGTCCGGTCCTTCGGACTGCCGGCGCTCGGGGTGATCGTGTTCACCGCGGGGCTGGTCCAGCTCGCCATGGGCGCCCTGCGGCTGGGCCGCTGGTTCCGGGCGATCTCGGTCTCGGTGGTCGAGGGCATGCTCGCGGGCATCGGCCTGGTGATCATCGCGGGGCAGCTGTACGCGGCGGCCGGGCAGGAGGCACCCGCGTCGGGGACCGCCAAGCTGGCCGGACTGCCCTCGGCCGTGGCCCGGGCGGCTTCCGGCGGGGAGGCGCTCGCGTCGCTCGCGGTCGGCACGGGGACCGTGGTGCTGCTGGTGGTGTGGAACCGGGCGCCGAGAGCCGTGCGGGCCGTACCGGGCGCGCTCGCCGCGGTCGTCCTCGCCACGCTGGCCACGCTCCTCCTCTCCCTGCCGGTGTCCACCGTGCGGGTGCAGGGTCTGCTGGACGCCGTCCGGATGCCCTCTCTCGCCGAGTTCGGCGGTCTCGCCGACGTGGGTCTGCTGGGGACCGCTCTGGCCTTCGCCCTGATCGCGTCCGCCGAGACCCTGTTCAGCGCTGCCGCGGTGGACCGGCTCCACGACGGCCCGCGTACCGGGTACGACAAAGAACTGATCGCCCAGGGAACCGGTAACACGGTGTGCGGACTGCTGGGCGCCCTGCCCATGACCGCGGTCATCGTGCGCAGTTCGGCCAATGTGCGGGCGGGCGCGAGGACCAGGGCCTCGCGGGTACTGCACGGGGTGTGGCTGCTGCTGTTCGCGGCGCTGCTGCCGGCCGCGCTGGGGCTGATCCCGCTGCCCGCCCTCGCCGGGGTCCTCGTGCACGCGGGCTGGAAGCTGATCCCGCTGCGTACGGTCGTGGAGCTGTGGCGCGGGCACCGCGGGGAGGCTCTGATCCTGCTCTCCACCGCTGTTTCGATCGTCGTGGTGAACATGTTCGAGGGGGTTCTGATCGGTCTGGCCCTGTCGGTGGCCAAGGCCGCCTGGGACGCGTCCCACATCCGGCTGGATGTCGTGGACCACGGGACCGGCACCGTACGGGCGCGGCTCTCGGGCAACGCGACCTTCCTGCGGCTGCCGAAGATACTGGACAGCCTGGAGGCCCTGCCGCAGGACCGGCCGGTGGAGCTGGACCTGTCCGGGCTGCACCATCTGGACCATGCCTGCCGTGCGGCGCTGGGGAACTGGGCGCAGCGGCACGGCGCGCCCGGCACCGGCCCCGTGCGGCTGACGGGGGCGGAAGCGGTGCCGGCGGGGTCCTGA
- a CDS encoding NAD(P)-dependent alcohol dehydrogenase: MKAVQYRTVGAAPEVVDIPEPTPGPGQILLKVTAAGVCHSDIAVMSWPAEGFPYQLPLTLGHEGVGTVAALGDGAEGFSVGDAVAVYGPWGCGTCVNCAEGRENYCLRAADLGINPPGLGNPGAMAEYMIVDDARHLTPIGDLDPVKTVSLTDAGLTPYHAIKRSLPKLRPGATAVVIGTGGLGHVAIQLLRAMTAVRVIALDVSEEKLALARTVGAHETVISDAQAAARVRELTGGVGAEVVLDFVGVEPTVKTAGAVASIDSDVTIVGIGGGLLPVGFGVLPFSTSVTAPYWGTRRELAEVIELAHAGSVDVHVETYSIDEAPLAYERLHAGKINGRAVILPNG, from the coding sequence ATGAAAGCCGTCCAGTACCGCACCGTCGGCGCGGCACCCGAAGTCGTGGACATCCCCGAGCCCACCCCGGGGCCGGGCCAGATCCTCCTGAAGGTCACCGCCGCCGGAGTCTGCCATTCGGACATCGCCGTGATGAGCTGGCCCGCGGAAGGTTTCCCCTACCAGCTGCCGCTCACCCTCGGTCACGAGGGCGTCGGCACCGTCGCCGCGCTCGGCGACGGAGCGGAGGGCTTCTCGGTCGGTGACGCGGTCGCCGTCTACGGCCCCTGGGGCTGCGGCACCTGTGTCAACTGCGCCGAGGGCAGGGAGAACTACTGCCTGCGCGCCGCCGACCTCGGCATCAACCCGCCCGGCCTCGGCAACCCAGGGGCCATGGCCGAGTACATGATCGTCGACGACGCCAGGCACCTGACGCCCATCGGTGACCTGGACCCGGTCAAGACCGTCTCCCTGACCGACGCCGGACTCACCCCCTACCACGCGATCAAGCGCTCGCTGCCGAAGCTGCGGCCGGGCGCCACCGCCGTGGTCATCGGAACCGGCGGGCTCGGACACGTCGCCATCCAGCTGCTGAGGGCGATGACCGCCGTACGCGTCATCGCGCTCGACGTCTCCGAGGAGAAGCTGGCCCTCGCCCGTACCGTCGGCGCCCACGAGACCGTGATCTCCGACGCGCAGGCGGCCGCCAGGGTCCGCGAACTCACCGGCGGCGTCGGCGCCGAGGTGGTCCTGGACTTCGTCGGCGTGGAACCGACCGTCAAGACCGCCGGCGCGGTCGCCTCCATCGACAGCGACGTCACCATCGTCGGTATCGGCGGCGGCCTGCTCCCCGTCGGCTTCGGCGTCCTGCCGTTCTCCACCTCGGTCACCGCGCCGTACTGGGGCACCCGCAGGGAACTGGCCGAGGTCATCGAACTCGCGCACGCCGGGTCCGTCGACGTCCACGTCGAGACGTACTCCATCGACGAGGCACCGCTCGCCTACGAGCGGCTGCACGCCGGCAAGATCAACGGCCGGGCGGTCATCCTGCCCAACGGCTGA
- a CDS encoding SDR family NAD(P)-dependent oxidoreductase, with protein MSTHLPTAYEAEFAGKVALVTGGASGIGLALSRRLAASGASVVVADYNADSAREAADELKASGAPAAAVALDVTDPASVEAGVRFTVDTFGALHLAVNNAGIGGPSQPTGEYGIEDWNKVVATNLSGVFYSMRYELPEILAAGGGAVVNMSSILGTNGFAGSPAYVAAKHGVVGLTKTAALEYADKNIRINAVGPGFIDTPLLRDTDSPAREHLISLHPAGRLGTSEEVAELAAFLLSDRASFVHGSYHLVDGGYSAS; from the coding sequence ATGAGCACCCACCTCCCCACCGCCTACGAGGCGGAATTCGCCGGCAAGGTCGCCCTGGTCACCGGCGGCGCCTCCGGAATCGGCCTGGCCCTGTCCCGGCGCCTGGCCGCGAGCGGCGCGAGCGTCGTCGTCGCCGACTACAACGCGGACAGCGCCCGCGAGGCCGCCGACGAGCTGAAGGCGTCCGGAGCCCCCGCCGCGGCGGTCGCCCTCGACGTCACCGACCCCGCCTCCGTCGAAGCCGGTGTCCGGTTCACCGTGGACACCTTCGGCGCCCTGCACCTCGCCGTGAACAACGCCGGCATCGGCGGACCCTCGCAGCCGACCGGCGAGTACGGCATCGAGGACTGGAACAAGGTCGTCGCCACCAACCTCAGCGGCGTCTTCTACTCGATGCGCTACGAACTCCCCGAGATCCTCGCCGCGGGCGGCGGAGCCGTCGTCAACATGTCCTCGATCCTCGGCACCAACGGCTTCGCGGGCTCCCCGGCCTACGTCGCCGCCAAGCACGGCGTCGTCGGCCTCACCAAGACCGCGGCCCTCGAGTACGCGGACAAGAACATCCGGATCAACGCGGTCGGCCCCGGCTTCATCGACACCCCGCTGCTCCGCGACACGGACAGCCCGGCACGCGAGCACCTGATCTCCCTGCACCCCGCGGGCCGCCTCGGCACCTCGGAGGAGGTCGCCGAACTGGCCGCCTTCCTGCTCTCCGACCGCGCCTCCTTCGTCCACGGCAGCTACCACCTGGTGGACGGCGGCTACTCGGCCTCCTGA
- a CDS encoding TetR family transcriptional regulator, protein MDSGGRVPERRGRKARRTRDTLARCAFELVLDRGLREVTVEEIAQAADVDRRTFSRYFPSKEAAVLDVIRGDGDRINRALRARPAAEPPLTAYRRAVLDWLADPVAEPWHLRPRIFDLLVMAEEEPTLYAAYHHIRVDAQEESVAIVADRLGVDPRQDLRPAVAVAAGAGALLAAQAAWVRGGAPAALPEFVTQAFDALSAELPASRQDGPAPHSTTEEGTSS, encoded by the coding sequence ATGGATTCGGGAGGAAGAGTTCCGGAACGGCGCGGCCGCAAGGCGCGCAGAACCCGGGACACGCTGGCGCGGTGCGCGTTCGAGCTGGTGCTCGACCGGGGACTGCGTGAGGTCACGGTCGAGGAGATCGCGCAGGCGGCCGACGTCGACCGGAGGACCTTCAGCCGGTACTTCCCCAGCAAGGAGGCCGCCGTCCTCGACGTGATCAGGGGCGACGGAGACCGGATCAACCGAGCGCTCCGCGCGCGGCCCGCGGCCGAACCCCCGCTCACCGCCTACCGGCGAGCCGTCCTGGACTGGCTCGCCGACCCGGTGGCCGAGCCCTGGCACCTGCGGCCGCGCATCTTCGACCTGCTCGTCATGGCCGAGGAGGAACCCACCCTCTACGCGGCGTACCACCACATCCGGGTGGACGCCCAGGAGGAGTCGGTCGCCATCGTCGCGGACCGGCTCGGAGTCGACCCGCGGCAGGACCTCCGCCCCGCCGTGGCCGTGGCCGCGGGGGCCGGCGCGCTCCTCGCGGCCCAGGCGGCATGGGTACGGGGCGGCGCACCTGCCGCCCTGCCCGAATTCGTCACCCAGGCATTCGACGCCCTCTCCGCAGAACTGCCGGCTTCCCGGCAGGACGGGCCGGCGCCCCACAGCACCACTGAAGAAGGCACCTCATCATGA
- a CDS encoding MMPL family transporter: protein MSTTRRPIRWLIPVFLVVAWLLAGGAFGPYAGKLGEVATNDQASFLPQGAESTRVIDAQKAFSSQETVPAIVVWTSDEEGGELDAGQRRAATEALADMKGGPGVTGKVSPAIPSKDRQALEGVVQLKNDLGDGLPDALAAIQEAADRVPGAEARIAGPAASQADLSDAFAGIDGLLLGVALVTVLVILLLVYRSVLLPLVIIVGAVFALGVSCAVVYVLADHDVVRVDGQVQGILSILVIGAATDYALLLTARFREELARHADRWTAMRAALRESAGPIAASAATVALGLLALLISDLTNNRALGPVGAIGIVCSVLSALTFLPAVLVLLGRSAYWPAKPKEGDAASGSTGIWSKVAALVDRAPRKVWALTLGGLLVCAAFMPTLNSKGVPLEEIFVNDAPSVAAQQTLGKHFPGGSGNPAVIIANADRVEQVTEAAEGVDGIAGASPVTASGRPGQGTPLVVDGRVRVDATLADAADSDAAKAAVARLRDAVHAVSGADALVGGYTAQQYDTQRTAEHDRGIIVPVVLVIILVILIGLLRSLLMPLLLVATVALNFLATLGISSLVFQHVFGFSGTDSSVPLYGFVFLVALGVDYNIFLMSRVREESLLHGPREGVLRGLTTTGGVITSAGVVLAATFAALGVIPLAFLVQIAFIVAFGVLLDTLVVRSLLVPALVRDIGRLAWWPGKLSRAFEERTEGPARSR from the coding sequence ATGTCCACCACACGCAGGCCGATCCGCTGGCTGATCCCCGTCTTCCTCGTCGTCGCCTGGCTCCTGGCCGGCGGCGCCTTCGGTCCGTACGCGGGGAAGCTGGGGGAGGTCGCCACCAACGACCAGGCGTCCTTCCTGCCCCAGGGCGCCGAGTCCACCCGGGTCATCGACGCCCAGAAGGCGTTCAGCAGTCAGGAGACGGTGCCCGCCATCGTGGTCTGGACCTCCGACGAGGAGGGCGGTGAGCTGGACGCCGGGCAGCGGCGGGCGGCCACCGAGGCCCTCGCGGACATGAAGGGCGGACCGGGGGTGACCGGGAAGGTGTCGCCCGCGATTCCCTCGAAGGACCGTCAGGCCCTCGAAGGCGTGGTCCAGTTGAAGAACGACCTGGGCGACGGGCTTCCCGACGCCCTCGCCGCGATCCAGGAGGCCGCCGACCGGGTCCCCGGCGCCGAGGCCCGGATCGCCGGCCCCGCGGCCAGTCAGGCCGACCTCTCCGACGCCTTCGCCGGCATCGACGGACTGCTGCTCGGCGTCGCCCTGGTCACCGTGCTCGTCATCCTCCTGCTGGTCTACCGCAGCGTGCTGCTGCCCCTGGTCATCATCGTCGGAGCGGTGTTCGCGCTCGGTGTCTCCTGCGCGGTCGTGTACGTCCTGGCCGACCACGACGTCGTCCGGGTCGACGGGCAGGTGCAGGGCATCCTGTCGATCCTCGTCATCGGTGCCGCCACCGACTACGCCCTGCTGCTCACCGCCCGCTTCCGGGAGGAACTCGCCCGGCACGCCGACCGGTGGACGGCCATGCGCGCGGCGCTCCGCGAGTCCGCCGGACCGATCGCGGCCAGCGCCGCCACCGTGGCCCTGGGGCTGCTCGCCCTGCTGATCAGCGATCTGACGAACAACCGTGCCCTCGGACCGGTCGGCGCCATCGGAATCGTCTGCTCGGTCCTGAGCGCCCTCACCTTCCTCCCCGCCGTCCTGGTGCTCCTCGGCCGGAGCGCCTACTGGCCCGCCAAACCCAAGGAGGGCGACGCCGCCTCGGGTTCGACCGGCATCTGGTCCAAGGTCGCGGCCCTGGTCGACCGCGCCCCCCGCAAGGTCTGGGCGCTCACCCTGGGCGGCCTCCTCGTCTGCGCGGCCTTCATGCCGACGCTGAACTCCAAGGGCGTGCCCCTGGAGGAGATCTTCGTCAACGACGCGCCTTCCGTGGCCGCCCAGCAGACCCTCGGCAAGCACTTCCCCGGCGGTTCGGGCAACCCGGCCGTGATCATCGCGAACGCCGACCGCGTCGAGCAGGTGACCGAGGCCGCCGAAGGGGTCGACGGCATCGCCGGGGCCTCCCCGGTCACCGCCTCCGGCCGTCCCGGCCAGGGCACCCCGCTCGTCGTCGACGGCCGGGTCCGCGTCGACGCCACCCTCGCGGATGCCGCCGACAGCGACGCCGCCAAGGCGGCCGTGGCCCGGCTGCGTGACGCCGTCCACGCGGTGTCCGGCGCGGACGCCCTGGTGGGCGGCTACACGGCGCAGCAGTACGACACCCAGCGGACCGCCGAGCACGACCGCGGCATCATCGTGCCGGTGGTGCTCGTGATCATCCTGGTCATCCTGATCGGCCTGCTCCGCTCGCTGCTGATGCCGCTGCTCCTCGTCGCCACGGTGGCGCTGAACTTCCTGGCCACCCTGGGCATCTCGTCACTGGTGTTCCAGCACGTGTTCGGCTTCAGCGGGACCGATTCGTCCGTCCCCCTGTACGGGTTCGTCTTCCTCGTCGCGCTCGGCGTCGACTACAACATCTTCCTGATGTCCCGGGTCCGCGAGGAGTCCCTGCTGCACGGCCCCCGGGAAGGCGTGCTGCGCGGCCTGACCACCACGGGCGGGGTCATCACCTCGGCCGGTGTTGTCCTGGCCGCCACCTTCGCCGCGCTGGGTGTCATCCCGCTCGCGTTCCTGGTGCAGATCGCCTTCATCGTCGCCTTCGGTGTCCTGCTCGACACCCTGGTGGTGCGATCCCTCCTGGTACCCGCCCTGGTCAGGGACATCGGCCGCCTCGCCTGGTGGCCCGGAAAGCTCAGCCGCGCCTTTGAGGAGCGGACGGAGGGCCCGGCGCGGTCCCGGTAG
- a CDS encoding MarR family winged helix-turn-helix transcriptional regulator, which yields MNSTDGTHREPLGDASAAADLQAFAVQLRRMNGEINRLVHAFAHAQGLHATDVQALGAILDADTPLTPGRLRDHLGLTSGAVTACLDRLERSGHIRRTRDSADRRVVHLHYEPAAKSVARSFFMPLAEAASGARSLSEPEEAAAALRFLARMNEELARVESPRR from the coding sequence GTGAACAGTACGGACGGCACGCACCGCGAACCGCTCGGCGACGCGTCCGCCGCCGCCGACCTCCAGGCGTTCGCCGTGCAGCTCCGCCGGATGAACGGCGAGATCAACCGCCTGGTCCACGCGTTCGCGCACGCCCAGGGCCTGCACGCCACGGACGTCCAGGCCCTGGGGGCGATACTCGACGCGGACACCCCGCTCACCCCCGGCCGGCTGCGTGACCACCTCGGCCTCACCTCGGGTGCGGTCACCGCGTGCCTCGACCGGCTGGAGCGTTCCGGGCACATCCGGCGGACCCGGGACAGCGCGGACCGGCGTGTCGTGCACCTCCACTACGAACCCGCGGCGAAGTCGGTGGCCCGCTCGTTCTTCATGCCCCTGGCCGAAGCCGCCTCGGGCGCCCGCTCCCTCTCGGAGCCGGAGGAGGCGGCGGCGGCTCTCCGCTTCCTCGCCCGTATGAACGAGGAGCTCGCGCGCGTGGAGTCCCCGCGCCGCTGA